The following proteins are co-located in the Pseudomonas synxantha genome:
- the mtnA gene encoding S-methyl-5-thioribose-1-phosphate isomerase: MRDRLLAAENVKAIDWRDGALYLLDQRVLPSQENWVACRTVEAVADAIRSMLVRGAPAIGICAAYGLVLAARERIAQGGDWQAAWEEDYALLADTRPTASNLFWALQRMRDRLDRLKKHADPLAVLEAEAIAIHESDREANFVMAQLGVERIRKHQGNAQAILTHGNTGALATGGVGTALGVIRAAFLEGLVEQVYVNETRPWLQGSRLTAWELAGDGIPVTVNADSAGAHILKTKGVTWVIVGADCIAANGDVVSKIGTYQLAVCAMHHGVRFMVVAPSSTLDLMMATGDDVALEARDPGELLEVMGQRLKVDAINPVFDVTPADLIDVIVTEKGVVERPDTAKLARLMCRKRLH; this comes from the coding sequence ATGCGCGACCGACTGTTGGCTGCAGAGAACGTGAAGGCCATCGATTGGCGTGATGGCGCGCTGTATCTGCTCGATCAACGTGTTTTGCCGTCCCAGGAAAACTGGGTAGCCTGCCGTACCGTAGAGGCAGTGGCCGATGCCATCCGCTCGATGCTGGTACGGGGCGCGCCGGCCATTGGCATCTGCGCCGCGTATGGCCTGGTGCTGGCTGCCCGTGAGCGCATCGCTCAAGGCGGTGACTGGCAGGCTGCCTGGGAAGAAGACTACGCACTGTTAGCCGATACCCGACCCACTGCGTCGAACCTGTTCTGGGCCTTGCAACGCATGCGCGACCGCCTGGACCGCCTCAAGAAACACGCCGATCCGCTGGCGGTGCTGGAAGCCGAAGCCATTGCGATCCATGAAAGCGACCGGGAGGCCAATTTCGTTATGGCCCAGCTAGGCGTGGAGCGGATTCGCAAGCACCAGGGCAACGCCCAGGCGATCCTGACTCATGGCAATACCGGCGCTTTGGCCACGGGCGGCGTCGGCACGGCCCTCGGGGTCATTCGCGCAGCGTTCCTTGAAGGGTTGGTCGAGCAAGTCTATGTCAACGAGACCCGGCCCTGGCTGCAAGGCTCGCGGCTGACTGCCTGGGAACTTGCGGGCGACGGCATCCCGGTGACGGTGAATGCCGACTCGGCGGGGGCGCATATCCTCAAGACCAAGGGCGTGACCTGGGTAATTGTCGGCGCCGACTGCATTGCCGCCAATGGCGATGTGGTCAGCAAGATTGGCACTTATCAGCTGGCCGTCTGCGCCATGCACCACGGCGTGCGCTTCATGGTGGTGGCTCCGAGCTCGACCCTCGACCTGATGATGGCTACTGGCGATGACGTTGCGCTGGAGGCGCGTGATCCCGGCGAGTTGCTGGAGGTGATGGGGCAGCGCTTGAAGGTAGATGCTATTAATCCGGTGTTTGATGTCACCCCGGCTGACCTGATTGACGTGATCGTGACTGAGAAGGGCGTGGTCGAGCGGCCGGATACTGCCAAGTTGGCCAGGTTGATGTGCCGTAAGCGGCTGCATTGA
- the ubiG gene encoding bifunctional 2-polyprenyl-6-hydroxyphenol methylase/3-demethylubiquinol 3-O-methyltransferase UbiG, with protein sequence MSNVDHAEIAKFEALAHRWWDRESEFKPLHDINPLRVNWIDERVNLAGKKVLDVGCGGGILSEAMAQRGATVMGIDMGEAPLAVAQLHQLESGVSVEYRQITAEALAEEMPEHFDVVTCLEMLEHVPDPSSVIRACFRMVKPGGQVFFSTINRNPKAYLFAIIGAEYIMKLLPRGTHDFKKFIRPSELGAWSRQAGLTVKDIIGLTYNPLTKHYKLASDVDVNYMIQTLREE encoded by the coding sequence ATGAGCAACGTCGACCACGCCGAAATCGCCAAGTTCGAAGCCCTGGCCCACCGCTGGTGGGACCGCGAAAGCGAGTTCAAGCCCCTGCACGACATCAACCCGCTGCGGGTCAACTGGATTGACGAACGCGTCAACCTGGCCGGCAAGAAGGTGCTGGACGTCGGTTGCGGCGGCGGCATCCTCAGCGAAGCCATGGCCCAGCGCGGCGCCACGGTGATGGGCATCGACATGGGCGAAGCGCCCCTGGCCGTGGCCCAGTTGCACCAGCTGGAATCCGGCGTGAGCGTGGAATACCGCCAGATCACCGCCGAAGCCCTGGCCGAGGAAATGCCCGAGCACTTCGACGTGGTCACCTGCCTGGAGATGCTGGAGCACGTACCCGACCCATCCTCGGTGATCCGTGCGTGTTTCCGCATGGTCAAGCCCGGCGGCCAGGTGTTTTTCTCCACCATCAACCGCAACCCCAAGGCTTACCTGTTCGCGATCATCGGCGCCGAATACATCATGAAGCTGCTGCCCCGCGGCACCCATGACTTCAAGAAATTCATCCGCCCCTCCGAGCTGGGCGCGTGGAGCCGACAGGCCGGGCTGACCGTCAAGGACATCATCGGCCTGACCTACAACCCGCTGACCAAGCACTACAAACTGGCCAGCGACGTTGACGTCAACTACATGATCCAGACCCTGCGCGAGGAGTAA
- a CDS encoding YciK family oxidoreductase, with the protein MFDYSAPPELLNGRVILVTGAGRGIGAAAAKTYAAHGATVLLLGKTEANLAQVYDEIEAAGHPQPVVIPFNLETALPHQYDELAAMIEKEFGHLDGLLHNASIIGPRTPIEQLSGENFMRVMHVNVNAMFMLTATLLPLLKLSQDASVVFTSSSVGRKGRAYWGAYGVSKFATEGLMQTLADELEDVAAVRSNSINPGGTRTSMRAQAYPGENPMERPAPEEIMPVYLYLMGPDSAGINGQAFDAQ; encoded by the coding sequence ATGTTTGATTACTCCGCACCTCCAGAACTGCTCAACGGCCGAGTCATCCTGGTCACCGGCGCCGGTCGCGGGATCGGCGCGGCAGCCGCCAAGACCTATGCCGCCCATGGCGCTACCGTGCTGTTGCTGGGCAAGACCGAAGCCAACCTGGCCCAGGTCTATGACGAGATCGAAGCCGCCGGTCACCCGCAACCGGTGGTGATCCCGTTCAACCTGGAGACCGCCCTGCCCCATCAGTACGATGAGTTGGCGGCGATGATCGAAAAGGAATTCGGCCACCTCGACGGCCTGCTGCACAACGCCTCGATCATTGGCCCGCGCACGCCCATCGAGCAGTTGTCCGGCGAGAATTTCATGCGGGTGATGCATGTGAACGTCAACGCGATGTTCATGCTGACCGCCACCTTGCTGCCGTTGCTCAAGCTGTCCCAGGATGCATCGGTGGTGTTCACATCCAGCAGCGTCGGGCGCAAGGGCCGCGCCTATTGGGGCGCCTATGGTGTGTCGAAATTCGCCACCGAAGGGCTGATGCAGACCCTGGCCGATGAGCTTGAGGATGTGGCGGCAGTACGCTCGAACAGCATCAACCCCGGCGGCACACGCACCAGCATGCGGGCCCAGGCGTATCCGGGGGAGAACCCGATGGAACGGCCGGCGCCGGAAGAGATCATGCCGGTGTACCTGTACCTGATGGGGCCGGACAGCGCAGGCATCAATGGGCAGGCGTTTGACGCGCAATAA
- a CDS encoding TRZ/ATZ family hydrolase, with product MTTSAAPLDLLLLPTWLVPVEPAGVVLKEHGLGIRDGCIAFIGPRAAALKLAAKEVRELPGMLLSPGLINAHGHAAMSLFRGLADDLPLMTWLEKHIWPAEAKWVDEAFVRDGTNLAIAEQLKGGITCFCDMYFYPKVASDCVHTSGMRAQIAMPILDFPIPGASSADEALRQAIELFGDLKHHPRIKIAFGPHAPYTLSDANLEKIRVVAEELDATIHMHVHETAFEVQQAVEQTGERPLARLGRLGLLGPRFQAVHMTQISEDDLALLVESNTSVIHCPESNLKLASGFCPVERLWQAGVNVAIGTDGAASNNDLDLLGETRTAAMLAKAVAGSATALDAHRALRMATLNGARAMGLESQIGSLEVGKAADMVAFDLSGLAQQPIYDPVSQLIYATGRDCVKHLWVAGKPLLDDRQLTRMDEQQLTATAIAWGQRISGHSE from the coding sequence ATGACCACCTCTGCCGCCCCGCTCGACTTGCTGCTGCTGCCGACCTGGCTGGTACCCGTCGAACCTGCTGGCGTGGTGCTCAAGGAGCATGGCCTGGGCATCCGCGATGGGTGCATTGCCTTTATCGGCCCGCGGGCGGCGGCGTTGAAGCTTGCGGCCAAGGAAGTGCGCGAGCTGCCCGGCATGCTGCTCAGCCCCGGTTTGATCAACGCCCACGGCCATGCAGCAATGAGCCTGTTCCGTGGCCTGGCCGACGACCTGCCGCTGATGACCTGGCTGGAAAAACACATCTGGCCCGCTGAAGCCAAGTGGGTCGATGAAGCCTTCGTGCGCGACGGTACCAACCTGGCCATCGCCGAGCAGCTCAAGGGCGGCATCACCTGCTTTTGCGACATGTACTTCTACCCCAAGGTCGCCAGCGACTGCGTGCACACCAGCGGCATGCGTGCACAGATCGCGATGCCGATCCTCGATTTCCCGATCCCCGGCGCCAGCAGCGCTGACGAGGCGCTTCGCCAGGCTATCGAGCTGTTCGGCGACCTCAAGCATCACCCGCGCATCAAGATCGCCTTTGGCCCTCACGCGCCCTACACCTTGAGCGATGCCAATTTGGAGAAAATCCGCGTGGTTGCCGAGGAGCTGGACGCCACGATCCATATGCATGTGCATGAAACCGCCTTCGAAGTGCAGCAAGCCGTGGAGCAGACCGGCGAGCGGCCATTGGCGCGCCTGGGTCGCCTCGGCTTGCTGGGGCCGCGCTTCCAGGCCGTTCATATGACCCAAATCAGCGAGGATGACCTGGCTTTACTGGTAGAAAGCAACACCAGTGTTATCCATTGCCCGGAATCGAACCTGAAACTGGCCAGCGGCTTTTGCCCGGTGGAGCGCTTGTGGCAGGCTGGGGTCAATGTGGCCATCGGCACCGACGGCGCCGCCAGCAACAATGACCTGGACCTGCTGGGCGAAACCCGCACCGCCGCGATGTTGGCCAAGGCCGTCGCCGGTTCGGCCACCGCCCTGGATGCGCACCGCGCCCTGCGTATGGCGACCCTCAACGGTGCGCGGGCCATGGGCCTGGAAAGCCAGATTGGCTCGCTGGAGGTGGGCAAGGCAGCAGACATGGTCGCCTTTGATTTGTCGGGGCTGGCGCAACAACCGATCTACGATCCGGTCTCACAGCTTATATATGCCACCGGGCGCGATTGCGTGAAACACCTTTGGGTCGCCGGCAAGCCATTGCTCGACGATCGGCAACTGACCCGCATGGATGAACAACAGTTGACCGCCACGGCCATTGCCTGGGGCCAACGCATCAGCGGGCACAGCGAATAA
- a CDS encoding ABC transporter substrate-binding protein: protein MQSRHLKLLAAATLTAWSLTAGLAQAAGVLTIGCREDSTTFDPIKSAQNRDTWVFANVYDTLVRVDNLGTKMEPGLAESWEISKDGLTYTFKLREAKFSDGSKITAADAAFSLLRIRDNKASLWSDPFSLINTAKASDPKTLVVTLKTPAVAFLSQLASPTVSILSEKAMTTLGEDAYSENPVTSGAFTVEEWRKGDRVILKKNPNFWQASNVSLDGVEWVSVTDDNTRMRMVQNNELDTAIFVPFSRVEELKKDKNVVIHSDPSTREDHLLINHEHGLLAKPQVREALDMAIDKQSLVKTATYGQGTVAYSYIPKGSLYHYANNLQRPYDPAAAKKLLEEAGAKDLKLNYVVNAGNEADEQIAVIIKDQLAKVGVTANLQKVDPTQSWQMLVDGEYDISVMYWTNDILDPDQKTTFVLGHDTNQNYMTRYKNDKVKALVAAARVEADPAKREQMYVELQKLAKQDVNWIDLYYSPYINISRKNVSNFLQNPLGRFTLEEVVKN from the coding sequence TCACCGCTTGGTCGCTCACCGCTGGCCTGGCCCAGGCCGCCGGCGTCCTCACCATCGGCTGTCGTGAAGACAGCACCACCTTTGACCCGATCAAAAGCGCGCAAAACCGCGACACCTGGGTGTTTGCCAATGTCTACGACACCCTGGTGCGCGTGGATAACCTGGGCACCAAGATGGAACCGGGCCTGGCCGAAAGCTGGGAGATTTCCAAGGACGGCCTGACCTACACCTTCAAACTGCGCGAGGCGAAGTTCTCCGATGGATCAAAGATCACCGCCGCCGATGCGGCGTTCAGCCTGCTGCGCATCCGCGACAACAAGGCGTCGTTGTGGAGCGACCCGTTCAGCCTGATCAACACCGCCAAGGCCAGCGATCCGAAGACCCTGGTGGTGACCCTGAAAACCCCGGCGGTGGCTTTCCTCTCGCAATTGGCGTCGCCGACGGTGTCGATCCTGTCGGAAAAAGCCATGACCACCCTGGGCGAAGACGCCTACTCGGAAAACCCGGTGACTTCCGGTGCGTTTACCGTGGAAGAGTGGCGCAAGGGCGACCGGGTCATCCTCAAGAAAAACCCGAATTTCTGGCAGGCCAGCAACGTCAGCCTCGACGGCGTGGAGTGGGTGTCGGTAACCGATGACAACACGCGCATGCGCATGGTGCAGAACAACGAACTCGACACGGCGATCTTCGTGCCGTTCTCGCGGGTTGAAGAGCTGAAGAAAGATAAAAATGTGGTGATCCACTCCGACCCGTCCACACGTGAAGATCACCTGTTGATCAACCACGAGCACGGCCTGCTGGCCAAGCCGCAAGTGCGCGAAGCCCTGGACATGGCCATCGACAAGCAATCGCTGGTGAAGACCGCCACATACGGTCAAGGCACTGTGGCCTATTCCTACATTCCAAAGGGCTCGCTGTATCACTACGCCAACAACCTGCAACGCCCGTATGACCCTGCTGCGGCCAAAAAGCTGCTGGAAGAGGCCGGCGCCAAGGACTTGAAGCTCAACTACGTGGTCAACGCCGGCAACGAGGCTGACGAGCAGATTGCGGTGATCATCAAGGACCAGCTGGCCAAGGTCGGCGTGACCGCCAACCTGCAAAAGGTCGACCCGACCCAAAGTTGGCAGATGCTGGTGGACGGTGAGTACGATATTTCGGTGATGTACTGGACCAACGACATCCTCGACCCGGACCAGAAGACCACCTTCGTCCTGGGCCACGACACCAACCAGAACTACATGACCCGCTACAAGAACGACAAGGTCAAGGCGTTGGTCGCGGCTGCACGGGTGGAGGCTGACCCGGCCAAGCGCGAGCAGATGTATGTGGAGTTGCAGAAGCTGGCGAAACAGGATGTGAACTGGATTGACCTGTACTACAGCCCGTATATCAACATCTCACGCAAGAATGTGAGCAACTTTCTGCAGAATCCATTGGGCCGCTTCACCCTTGAAGAGGTCGTGAAAAACTAG
- the mupP gene encoding N-acetylmuramic acid 6-phosphate phosphatase MupP, whose amino-acid sequence MKLRAVLFDMDGTLLDTAPDFIAICQAMRADRGLEPITPQHIRDEISGGARAMVAVTFSMDPESPGFEALRLEFLERYLKDCAVHSKLFDGMAELLEDIEKAKLIWGVVTNKPVRFAEPIMQRLGLAERSAVLICPDHVKNSKPDPEPMILACERLGLDPASVLFVGDDLRDIESGRGAGTRTAAVTYGYIHPDDNPRHWGADVVVDHPLELRKVLDNALCSC is encoded by the coding sequence GTGAAGTTGCGAGCGGTTCTCTTCGACATGGACGGTACCCTGCTGGATACCGCGCCGGACTTTATCGCCATCTGCCAGGCCATGCGCGCCGACCGGGGCTTGGAGCCGATCACCCCGCAGCACATCCGCGATGAGATCTCCGGCGGTGCGCGGGCGATGGTTGCCGTAACCTTTTCAATGGACCCTGAATCACCCGGCTTTGAAGCACTGCGCCTGGAATTCCTCGAGCGCTACCTCAAGGACTGTGCGGTTCACAGCAAACTGTTCGACGGCATGGCTGAGCTGCTGGAAGACATCGAGAAAGCCAAGCTGATCTGGGGCGTGGTCACCAACAAGCCCGTGCGCTTTGCCGAACCGATCATGCAGCGACTGGGTCTGGCCGAGCGCTCGGCTGTGCTGATCTGCCCAGACCACGTGAAAAACAGCAAGCCGGACCCCGAGCCGATGATCCTTGCGTGCGAAAGGCTCGGCCTGGACCCGGCCAGTGTGTTGTTCGTAGGTGATGACCTGCGCGATATCGAGTCTGGTCGCGGCGCCGGTACCCGCACGGCGGCGGTGACCTACGGCTATATCCACCCGGATGACAACCCACGTCACTGGGGTGCGGATGTGGTGGTGGACCACCCGCTGGAACTGCGTAAAGTGCTGGATAACGCGCTGTGCAGTTGCTGA